One genomic segment of Tripterygium wilfordii isolate XIE 37 chromosome 9, ASM1340144v1, whole genome shotgun sequence includes these proteins:
- the LOC120006412 gene encoding copper transport protein ATX1-like: MSQTVELKVAMSCEGCVGAVKRVLGKLEGVESYDINLKEQKVTVKGNVQPDVVFQTVSKSGKKTSFWEQEGAPDATKEKPAETVAAA; encoded by the exons ATGTCTCAG ACTGTTGAGCTCAAGGTTGCCATGTCCTGTGAAGGCTGTGTTGGGGCTGTCAAGAGGGTTCTCGGAAAGTTGGAAG GGGTAGAGTCATATGACATTAATCTGAAGGAACAAAAAGTGACAGTGAAAGGCAACGTGCAGCCAGATGTAGTTTTCCAGACCGTGTCCAAGTCTGGGAAGAAGACATCCTTCTGGGAGCAGGAAGGTGCCCCCGATGCCACCAAAGAAAAGCCTGCAGAAACTGTAGCTGCTGCATAA
- the LOC120006410 gene encoding uncharacterized protein LOC120006410 codes for MENKRALTQQLIGMIDFMEQQGLMDHRFRFAYSLKEGNGVSFFADLVYNFGTESQDTLRDLSSLLSQVVVNYEDIKVLCMKIKGASAGIGAHRMADACGQLRLAIDSQSREQCKSSVAEIMTEYLNLHPKLETILQLERRIISSRP; via the exons ATGGAGAACAAGAGGGCTCTGACCCAGCAGCTCATTGGCATGATCGATTTCATGGAGCAACAG GGTTTAATGGATCATCGCTTTCGATTTGCATATTCGCTTAAAGAAGGCAATGGAGTTTCCTTTTTTGCAGACTTGGTCTATAACTTTGGCACCGAGTCTCAGGATACCTTGAGAGATCTTTCTTCATTGTT GTCTCAAGTTGTCGTGAACTACGAAGACATTAAAGTACTCTGTATGAAAATCAAAGGAGCCTCGGCAGG TATTGGTGCTCATCGCATGGCGGATGCATGTGGTCAACTTCGACTGGCTATTGACAGTCAATCCAGGGAACA GTGTAAGTCATCGGTCGCTGAAATAATGACGGAGTATCTGAATCTGCATCCCAAGCTGGAAACCATTCTGCAG CTGGAACGGAGGATCATCAGCAGTCGACCATGA
- the LOC120004767 gene encoding GDSL esterase/lipase At5g03610-like translates to MEFIVLFLLFSLINNIYSSEATDVKKLFVFGDSLVDVGNFPDQKLGGFDEPYGMTFPGKPSGRFSDGRVLSDYIASFLGLEAPVAFKARKITEKSKIENGMNFACSGSAVLDHPVIQPRAPNMTEQIDYFQAMLDDEKLFTKDDLQSSIAFINIGVNDYIAHKRGDNITSLPNIAAKVIDQLVLDIKRIQDLGMPKIALATLIPLGCAPTHSIKSPKKCCDEEINKIIESYNQKLKEAVKELKNVEIIDVYGAMTSALNRPAESLKFDPLEQCCGGSDFPHFCGKEKGEKKMYKVCDDPKLSIFWDYVHPSQNGWELIYSALKPSLNVLFN, encoded by the exons ATGGAATTCATAGTCTTGTTCCTTCTCTTCTCCCTGATCAACAATATTTACAGTTCAG AAGCTACTGATGTGAAGAAGCTGTTTGTGTTTGGGGACTCGTTAGTCGACGTCGGAAACTTTCCTGATCAAAAACTCGGTGGATTTGATGAGCCCTATGGGATGACATTTCCTGGAAAACCGTCTGGGCGATTCTCCGATGGTCGTGTTTTGAGTGATTATAtag CTTCATTTTTGGGGTTGGAAGCTCCTGTTGCATTCAAAGCAAGAAAAATCACAGAGAAATCGAAAATagaaaatgggatgaacttcgCTTGTTCAGGGAGCGCTGTGTTGGATCATCCTGTAATCCAGCCACGTGCCCCGAACATGACTGAACAAATCGATTATTTTCAAGCCATGCTTGATGATGAAAAGTTGTTCACCAAAGACGACCTTCAATCATCTATTGCCTTCATCAACATCGGAGTCAATGATTACATTGCACATAAGAGGGGTGATAACATAACG AGTTTGCCAAATATAGCAGCAAAGGTGATCGACCAACTTGTCCTGGATATCAAACGAATTCAAGACTTGGGAATGCCAAAGATAGCCTTGGCAACACTGATTCCCCTGGGATGTGCACCAACACACAGCATAAAATCACCAAAAAAGTGTTGCGATGAAGAGATCAACAAGATCATAGAATCTTACAATCAGAAATTAAAGGAAGCAGTGAAAGAATTAAAGAACGTCGAAATCATCGATGTTTACGGGGCTATGACATCCGCACTGAACCGACCTgcag AaagtttgaagtttgatccattgGAGCAATGTTGTGGGGGTTCAGATTTTCCTCACTTTTGTGGGAAAGAAAAAGGTGAGAAAAAGATGTACAAAGTGTGCGATGACCCAAAATTATCGATATTTTGGGATTATGTACATCCTTCCCAGAATGGGTGGGAACTTATTTATTCCGCTCTAAAACCTTCACTAAatgtattatttaattaa
- the LOC120005927 gene encoding uncharacterized protein LOC120005927, whose translation MANSLWYALQKKFGKPPPRAYSVTSWPVEGGEADHPSFDQFMPLVDAIKQGDLRHVGFFLLGVSQDARNAELSYSGMTAIHLATFAGQGEIVEKLIKRKTKEELVEKTRAGDTVLCLAALNGMTEIAKILIAKNPDLISIRGCGQFLPVSIACNRGHKETTRFLYSETAKHSKDLGEDFGGDNIILFNEAIANNMFDIALDLLEKNGAGLGTERYEGSGQSALLTLSDMPAAFLSGTRLSFWQRLIYTCQYR comes from the exons ATGGCTAACAGTTTATGGTATGCATTGCAAAAAAAGTTCGGAAAACCACCACCACGTGCGTATTCAg TAACAAGTTGGCCTGTTGAAGGAGGAGAAGCCGATCACCCTTCGTTCGATCAATTTATGCCCCTAGTCGATGCTATAAAACAAGGTGACTTGCGCCATGTGGGTTTTTTTCTCCTCGGTGTTTCCCAAGACGCGAGAAACGCAGAACTTTCGTATTCTGGCATGACTGCTATTCATCTTGCAACTTTTGCTGGACAAGGGGAGATTGTTGAGAAGTTGATTAAAAGAAAGACGAAAGAAGAGTTGGTAGAAAAGACCAGAGCTGGTGACACTGTCCTGTGTCTTGCTGCTCTGAATGGGATGACCGAGATTGCAAAAATATTGATAGCAAAGAATCCGGACTTGATAAGCATTCGAGGATGTGGCCAATTTCTTCCAGTTTCAATTGCATGTAATAGAGGTCATAAAGAAACAACTCGTTTCCTTTACTCTGAAACTGCGAAACACTcgaaagatttgggagaagatTTTGGAGGAGATAATATTATTCTCTTCAATGAAGCTATTGCCAACAACATGTTTG ATATCGCGTTGGATCTACTGGAGAAGAATGGAGCTGGTTTGGGTACTGAAAGATATGAAGGGAGTGGGCAAAGTGCTTTGCTCACTTTGTCTGATATGCCTGCTGCATTCTTGAGTGGCACACGGCTTTCATTTTGGCAAAGACTGATTTATACATGTCAGTATCGCTAG
- the LOC120005690 gene encoding serine/threonine-protein kinase D6PKL2-like translates to MQPSITDPDDLTSMSPETNHSTSSCSEATTFTTPSYSSKLHHPPPCDLCWDKIQNPKSSTLTLADLQFVQRLGSGDIGSVYLVELKGGNGCLFAAKVMDNKELVSRNKENRARVEKEILEILDHPFLPTLYATLDSPRWSCLLTEFCPGGDLHVLRQRQPDKRFKEAAVRFYASEVVVALEYLHMMGIIYRDLKPENVLVRSDGHIMLTDFDLSLKDENSTSTALVVFDENPPPNSHSTDPPPSATSSCIMPHCMIPTVASCFHKKRRRKRRPGHRGAFEIVTEPIDVRSMSFVGTHEYLAPEVVLGDGHGNAVDWWTLGIFIFEILYGTTPFKGADHELTLTNIVARALEFPKEPSVPGSVKDLITQLLIKDPAIRLGSTMGATAIKHHPFFDGVNWALLRCISPPYVPSSGIISTVDIEDHSVEYY, encoded by the exons atGCAACCATCCATCACCGATCCCGACGACCTAACCTCCATGTCTCCGGAAACAAACCACAGCACAAGTTCATGTTCCGAAGCCACCACATTCACCACCCCCTCCTACTCCTCCAAACTACACCACCCACCTCCATGTGATCTTTGTTGGGACAaaatccaaaaccctaaatcttcaACCCTTACCCTAGCCGACCTGCAATTCGTGCAACGGTTAGGGAGTGGAGACATAGGGAGTGTGTACCTTGTGGAGCTAAAGGGAGGGAATGGGTGCTTGTTTGCTGCCAAAGTCATGGACAACAAGGAGTTGGTCTCAAGGAACAAAGAAAATAGGGCGAGGGTAGAAAAGGAAATCTTGGAGATTTTGGACCACCCTTTTTTGCCTACTTTGTATGCTACTTTGGACTCTCCTAGGTGGTCTTGCTTGTTGACTGAGTTCTGCCCCGGCGGCGACCTCCACGTCCTCCGCCAACGACAGCCGGATAAACGATTCAAGGAAGCCGCTGTCag ATTCTATGCATCAGAAGTGGTGGTTGCACTAGAATACTTGCACATGATGGGGATCATCTACCGCGACCTCAAGCCCGAAAACGTACTCGTTAGATCCGACGGTCACATCATGTTGACTGACTTCGATCTCTCCCTAAAAGACGAAAATTCAACATCAACGGCTCTGGTTGTTTTTGATGAAAATCCACCACCCAATAGTCACTCAACCGATCCACCTCCATCCGCCACGTCATCGTGTATTATGCCCCACTGTATGATCCCCACCGTCGCTTCATGCTTCCACAAAAAACGTAGACGAAAGAGAAGGCCAGGCCATCGTGGGGCCTTCGAGATAGTGACGGAGCCAATCGACGTCCGTTCGATGTCATTCGTTGGGACCCACGAGTATCTAGCGCCGGAGGTTGTACTGGGAGATGGTCATGGCAATGCAGTGGATTGGTGGACACTAGGCATATTCATATTTGAGATATTGTATGGTACGACACCGTTTAAAGGAGCAGACCATGAGTTAACGCTGACCAACATAGTGGCTCGAGCCCTGGAGTTCCCCAAGGAACCATCGGTTCCAGGGTCCGTTAAGGACTTGATCACGCAACTGTTGATTAAGGACCCAGCAATAAGGCTGGGGTCCACCATGGGAGCCACAGCAATCAAGCACCATCCATTTTTTGATGGGGTTAATTGGGCACTACTTAGATGTATATCACCGCCGTACGTTCCATCTAGTGGTATCATTTCAACCGTTGATATTGAGGACCATTCAGTGGAGTATTACTGA
- the LOC120005926 gene encoding uncharacterized protein LOC120005926 produces MTPTTKLKKNLDGDTPKQVFTKNHKDLVIEGDKWMKECATSCTIAVSDAAALFTSSTSVLVFLGMLTSRYSERDFLKSLPKKLMFGLFTLFCSITAMMITFCAALIIMLEGEISVMIPIIAFAGFTVSVFVALQFPLFIDILSSTYGSIFDRKMKPWLCE; encoded by the exons ATGACTCCTACGACTAAACTGAAGAAAAACTTGGATGGCGATACACCTAAGCAAGTGTTCACTAAGAACCACAAGGACCTGGTGATTGAGGGGGATAAATGGATGAAGGAATGTGCTACTTCTTGTACAATTGCAG TCTCTGATGCAGCAGCTTTATTCACTTCATCGACTTCAGTGTTAGTGTTTCTTGGCATGCTCACATCACGATATTCGGAAAGAGATTTCCTAAAGTCTCTGCCTAAAAAACTCATGTTTGGCCTGTTCACCCTTTTCTGCTCAATTACAGCCATGATGATCACCTTCTGTGCTGCTCTTATTATCATGCTCGAAGGAGAAATATCGGTGATGATTCCAATTATTGCGTTTGCCGGTTTCACCGTGTCAGTTTTTGTAGCTTTACAGTTTCCACTCTTCATTGACATTTTGAGTTCCACATATGGATCAATCTTCGATCGAAAAATGAAGCCTTGGCTGTGTGAGTGA
- the LOC120006149 gene encoding uncharacterized protein LOC120006149 isoform X1 — protein sequence MATRVVRSNWIVPEVLRKDNYEEWSDCVRDYLMAEDLWGVVGEPIKLEDFETLGKKNAAALHAIKISCSPSILKTLQDSDRRMANSLWNALKNKLRNPPQPRATNSGTSWPDAGADADHTRFAGLVKAINKGDLDGVKDFLSLNRDAKKNIISYPGMKAIHLAALAGHGKIVEELIKGMAKKDLEEKNSIDNTVLCIAAQNGMTEIAEILMKNHSDLITIPGSENFLPVSIACNRGHKEATHYLYSKTAEHLKDFGDNEIAEQSEVLLPEWAGDQRLGSGPAITKLHHELGVLSDIKKKELEVLKDNMIILLNVAISNNMFDIALDLLKNNEGAALRTKRSASSRPSALTNLSGMPFAFFSGTRFSIWQRLIYHCIRVQPPDSSTAREYDPQMYKEPRQPMAGIMRFLEFIGIKQIYEMKLIHVRARKVLDYIFKEPTPPLDAEQREEITNSLFKAVKNGITEVVVQIIQAYPDMLWKTTKIDQKDIFHYAISMRQEKVFSLVYGLDARRVPLITRYDKHHNSMLHMAGCLAPPTRLDHISGEALQMQRELQWFEEVESIMTPTTKQKKNLDGDTPKQVFTKNHKDLVTKGEKWMKKYASSCTIVGTLIITMMFAAAFNVPGGTNKDTGLPFFRHKTSFMVYIVSDAVALFTSSTSVFTFIGILTSRYSEENFLKSLPRKLMFGLFTLFCSVTAMMITFCAGLIIMVEGELSVIIPIISLAGFTVTVFVFLQFPLLFEILKNTCGSIFNRKTKPWLCQS from the exons ATGGCAACCAGAGTTGTTCGGAGCAACTGGATAGTTCCGGAGGTTCTTAGAAAAGATAACTATGAAGAATGGAGTGATTGTGTGAGAGATTACTTGATGGCTGAGGATCTTTGGGGCGTTGTTGGGGAACCCATAAAACTCGAAGATTTTGAAACGTTAGGGAAGAAAAATGCAGCTGCCTTGCATGCAATTAAAATCTCGTGCAGCCCAAGCATACTGAAAACCTTGCAAGATTCAGACCGTAGAATGGCTAACAGTTTATGGAATGCATTGAAAAATAAGCTCCGAAACCCACCACAGCCTAGGGCTACGAATTCAG GAACAAGTTGGCCTGATGCAGGAGCAGATGCTGATCACACTCGATTTGCAGGCCTAGTCAAGGCTATAAACAAAGGTGACTTGGACGGTGTGAAAGATTTCCTTAGCCTAAACCGAGATgcgaaaaaaaacataatttcgtATCCTGGAATGAAAGCTATTCATCTTGCCGCTCTTGCTGGACATGGGAAGATTGTTGAGGAGTTGATTAAAGGAATGGCGAAAAAAGATTTGGAAGAAAAGAACAGCATTGATAACACTGTCCTGTGTATTGCTGCTCAGAATGGCATGACTGAGATAGCAGAAATATTGATGAAAAATCATTCGGACTTGATAACGATTCCAGGCtctgaaaattttcttccaGTTTCAATTGCATGTAATCGAGGCCATAAAGAAGCAACTCATTACCTGTACTCTAAAACTGCAGAACACTTAAAAGATTTTGGAGATAATGAAATTGCAGAACAGTCGGAAGTTCTTTTGCCAGAGTGGGCTGGAGATCAGAGGTTGGGATCTGGCCCAGCTATCACAAAATTGCACCATGAGTTGGGGGTTCTCTcggatatcaaaaaaaaagagttggaaGTTCTTAAAGATAATATGATTATTCTCCTCAATGTTGCAATTTCCAACAACATGTTTG ataTCGCGTTGGATCTACTCAAGAATAATGAAGGAGCTGCTTTACGTACTAAAAGAAGTGCATCGTCTAGACCAAGTGCTTTAACCAATTTGTCTGGTATGCCTTTTGCATTCTTCAGTGGCACTCGGTTTTCAATTTGGCAAAGATTAATTTATCACT GTATACGTGTACAACCGCCTGATTCATCTACGGCTCGTGAATATGATCCTCAGATGTACAAAG AACCAAGACAACCTATGGCGGGAATTATGCGTTTCTTGGAATTTAttg GAATCAAGCAAATTTATGAGATGAAGTTGATCCATGTTCGAGCTCGGAAAGTTTTAGACTACATATTTAAAGAACCGACTCCTCCCTTAGATGCGGAACAACGTGAAGAAATAACCAATTCACTGTTTAAAGCAGTAAAGAATGGGATCACAGAGGTGGTTGTTCAGATAATTCAAGCATATCCTGATATGCTGTGGAAGACGACTAAGATAGACCAGAAAGACATATTTCATTATGCGATTAGCATGCGCCAAGAGAAAGTTTTTAGCCTTGTATATGGTCTTGATGCAAGGAGGGTTCCACTTATCACAAGATATGATAAGCACCATAATAGTATGTTGCATATGGCAGGGTGTCTGGCACCTCCCACCCGACTTGATCATATATCCGGTGAAGCTCTACAGATGCAGAGAGAATTACAATGGTTTGAG GAGGTTGAGAGTATTATGACTCCTACGACTAAACAGAAGAAAAACTTGGATGGCGATACACCTAAGCAAGTGTTCACTAAGAACCACAAGGACCTGGTGACTAAGGGGGAGAAATGGATGAAGAAATATGCTTCTTCTTGTACAATTGTAGGTACTCTTATTATTACCATGATGTTTGCTGCAGCATTCAATGTCCCAGGTGGTACAAATAAAGATACAGGCTTACCATTTTTCCGACACAAAACATCATTCATGGTTTATATAGTCTCTGATGCAGTTGCTTTATTCACTTCATCGACTTCAGTGTTCACGTTTATTGGCATTCTCACATCACGGTATTCGGAAGAAAATTTCCTGAAGTCTCTGCCTAGAAAACTTATGTTTGGCCTGTTCACCCTTTTCTGCTCAGTTACAGCCATGATGATCACCTTCTGTGCTGGTCTTATTATTATGGTCGAAGGAGAATTATCGGTGATTATTCCCATTATTTCGCTTGCCGGTTTCACCGTGACAGTTTTTGTATTTCTACAGTTTCCACTCCTGTTTGAGATTTTGAAAAACACATGTGGATCAATCTTCAATCGAAAAACGAAGCCTTGGCTGTGTCAGTCATGA
- the LOC120006149 gene encoding uncharacterized protein LOC120006149 isoform X2, translating to MATRVVRSNWIVPEVLRKDNYEEWSDCVRDYLMAEDLWGVVGEPIKLEDFETLGKKNAAALHAIKISCSPSILKTLQDSDRRMANSLWNALKNKLRNPPQPRATNSGADADHTRFAGLVKAINKGDLDGVKDFLSLNRDAKKNIISYPGMKAIHLAALAGHGKIVEELIKGMAKKDLEEKNSIDNTVLCIAAQNGMTEIAEILMKNHSDLITIPGSENFLPVSIACNRGHKEATHYLYSKTAEHLKDFGDNEIAEQSEVLLPEWAGDQRLGSGPAITKLHHELGVLSDIKKKELEVLKDNMIILLNVAISNNMFDIALDLLKNNEGAALRTKRSASSRPSALTNLSGMPFAFFSGTRFSIWQRLIYHCIRVQPPDSSTAREYDPQMYKEPRQPMAGIMRFLEFIGIKQIYEMKLIHVRARKVLDYIFKEPTPPLDAEQREEITNSLFKAVKNGITEVVVQIIQAYPDMLWKTTKIDQKDIFHYAISMRQEKVFSLVYGLDARRVPLITRYDKHHNSMLHMAGCLAPPTRLDHISGEALQMQRELQWFEEVESIMTPTTKQKKNLDGDTPKQVFTKNHKDLVTKGEKWMKKYASSCTIVGTLIITMMFAAAFNVPGGTNKDTGLPFFRHKTSFMVYIVSDAVALFTSSTSVFTFIGILTSRYSEENFLKSLPRKLMFGLFTLFCSVTAMMITFCAGLIIMVEGELSVIIPIISLAGFTVTVFVFLQFPLLFEILKNTCGSIFNRKTKPWLCQS from the exons ATGGCAACCAGAGTTGTTCGGAGCAACTGGATAGTTCCGGAGGTTCTTAGAAAAGATAACTATGAAGAATGGAGTGATTGTGTGAGAGATTACTTGATGGCTGAGGATCTTTGGGGCGTTGTTGGGGAACCCATAAAACTCGAAGATTTTGAAACGTTAGGGAAGAAAAATGCAGCTGCCTTGCATGCAATTAAAATCTCGTGCAGCCCAAGCATACTGAAAACCTTGCAAGATTCAGACCGTAGAATGGCTAACAGTTTATGGAATGCATTGAAAAATAAGCTCCGAAACCCACCACAGCCTAGGGCTACGAATTCAG GAGCAGATGCTGATCACACTCGATTTGCAGGCCTAGTCAAGGCTATAAACAAAGGTGACTTGGACGGTGTGAAAGATTTCCTTAGCCTAAACCGAGATgcgaaaaaaaacataatttcgtATCCTGGAATGAAAGCTATTCATCTTGCCGCTCTTGCTGGACATGGGAAGATTGTTGAGGAGTTGATTAAAGGAATGGCGAAAAAAGATTTGGAAGAAAAGAACAGCATTGATAACACTGTCCTGTGTATTGCTGCTCAGAATGGCATGACTGAGATAGCAGAAATATTGATGAAAAATCATTCGGACTTGATAACGATTCCAGGCtctgaaaattttcttccaGTTTCAATTGCATGTAATCGAGGCCATAAAGAAGCAACTCATTACCTGTACTCTAAAACTGCAGAACACTTAAAAGATTTTGGAGATAATGAAATTGCAGAACAGTCGGAAGTTCTTTTGCCAGAGTGGGCTGGAGATCAGAGGTTGGGATCTGGCCCAGCTATCACAAAATTGCACCATGAGTTGGGGGTTCTCTcggatatcaaaaaaaaagagttggaaGTTCTTAAAGATAATATGATTATTCTCCTCAATGTTGCAATTTCCAACAACATGTTTG ataTCGCGTTGGATCTACTCAAGAATAATGAAGGAGCTGCTTTACGTACTAAAAGAAGTGCATCGTCTAGACCAAGTGCTTTAACCAATTTGTCTGGTATGCCTTTTGCATTCTTCAGTGGCACTCGGTTTTCAATTTGGCAAAGATTAATTTATCACT GTATACGTGTACAACCGCCTGATTCATCTACGGCTCGTGAATATGATCCTCAGATGTACAAAG AACCAAGACAACCTATGGCGGGAATTATGCGTTTCTTGGAATTTAttg GAATCAAGCAAATTTATGAGATGAAGTTGATCCATGTTCGAGCTCGGAAAGTTTTAGACTACATATTTAAAGAACCGACTCCTCCCTTAGATGCGGAACAACGTGAAGAAATAACCAATTCACTGTTTAAAGCAGTAAAGAATGGGATCACAGAGGTGGTTGTTCAGATAATTCAAGCATATCCTGATATGCTGTGGAAGACGACTAAGATAGACCAGAAAGACATATTTCATTATGCGATTAGCATGCGCCAAGAGAAAGTTTTTAGCCTTGTATATGGTCTTGATGCAAGGAGGGTTCCACTTATCACAAGATATGATAAGCACCATAATAGTATGTTGCATATGGCAGGGTGTCTGGCACCTCCCACCCGACTTGATCATATATCCGGTGAAGCTCTACAGATGCAGAGAGAATTACAATGGTTTGAG GAGGTTGAGAGTATTATGACTCCTACGACTAAACAGAAGAAAAACTTGGATGGCGATACACCTAAGCAAGTGTTCACTAAGAACCACAAGGACCTGGTGACTAAGGGGGAGAAATGGATGAAGAAATATGCTTCTTCTTGTACAATTGTAGGTACTCTTATTATTACCATGATGTTTGCTGCAGCATTCAATGTCCCAGGTGGTACAAATAAAGATACAGGCTTACCATTTTTCCGACACAAAACATCATTCATGGTTTATATAGTCTCTGATGCAGTTGCTTTATTCACTTCATCGACTTCAGTGTTCACGTTTATTGGCATTCTCACATCACGGTATTCGGAAGAAAATTTCCTGAAGTCTCTGCCTAGAAAACTTATGTTTGGCCTGTTCACCCTTTTCTGCTCAGTTACAGCCATGATGATCACCTTCTGTGCTGGTCTTATTATTATGGTCGAAGGAGAATTATCGGTGATTATTCCCATTATTTCGCTTGCCGGTTTCACCGTGACAGTTTTTGTATTTCTACAGTTTCCACTCCTGTTTGAGATTTTGAAAAACACATGTGGATCAATCTTCAATCGAAAAACGAAGCCTTGGCTGTGTCAGTCATGA